The sequence ATTAAGTTATATGAGTGTCAGCTGCTTCACCTGACTTGATAAAGCTGCAGTTGATGCATTGATGGTAGAggttcttcttcctcatttacATCTATTTTCCACCACCTCTTGATCAGAAGCTTCCTTAGAAAGACCTCTTTTCCTTTGgccttcttctttttctgtaatgaaacaaaaattgttAAAGAGATGGAGCTATCATATATGctgattttcttatatatgttgATATAGTGCCAGTGGTGGGGTAGTTAATAATTTGAATTGTGCTATGAAGTGCTAGCTTTCTTGTTTCTTCGGCAGCTTTTCGTGCAGCTGCTTATGATATATAATCATGTGGACATGGTAAATGTGTAATTATCTCATTACTGATTGCATAACTGAATATATGAAGCTTGGAATAACACCAGCTTTTACGATCTGGCTTATTGTTTCTAAGCTGACAAGAGTTAAATGGTAGAATTATGTGATGGTTGAGTGGCACTATCTTTAGTAGGAGAGTGCAATTGGGtataatataatctttttgatGCATTGCCTTGGTTTGTATATTATGTTGGTTTTGTCTCTTAGTGCTGTTGATAGAACTTTACTAGGGTTTTAATGATACTATAATAGTAGTTGCAGCACTAATTCtggatgatatttttaatatcttcaGTTTGcaaaattgtattttatatgaaaggGATTCCTAAACCTCTTCACTGAGGTTGGTATTTTCGTTTTTGATAGCATATTTTGGAGTTTCTTTGGGTGGTGTTCAAGGGCCCCATTAACCTATTCACACGTAAGAAACGTGTTCATTAAGATTTGGCTTCTCGTATGGTTGAAGTCGTAGTTTGGTGTGTCATTTCCAGGCATCACTTGTTGTGGCCATTTTGGAACCCCGAGGACATTCTTTATTGCAGAAATTCCATTCTGTATCCTAAGTTAGTTCCATTCTTTCAAATTGCAGGTTAGATGATCTTTATTCAACAATTTGATATACAActatcaatgtttttttttttttcatttacacCCATTTCGATTGACCCATCAAGCATGATGGAATCTTAAAAAGTTTTAGTGAATTGTCTAAAATTTCCTggcttaaattaaaaaaaaaaaaaattatgggtcAAATGGATGGAGGATgtaaattgaaagaaattgtTGATTTTGGATTATTTGGGGAAAGTGGGATtaccattttttattattttgctgaAAATTGGAGTACCATTTGGGAAAAAATGGGATTAACCATTTCTTTATGTTATGAGAAATGTCATCAAATATCAAACATTTTGGAAGCCATCAAATCATCTAGTTTTgtgcaattttttgtttttgttttgttacaTTATGCCAGATTGGGACAGATATCTTAGGGAGCCTATTTCCCCACATTATGCTCATTTGAGAGATCAAGACTGCTTTTGTTAAATCATTATTTTGCTATTTGAAGTCAAGACAAAATCTTGAGTGAAACAAGGTTGTGATACCTAcaggaggtggtggaggtggtcGGTAGGAGGCACTCTTTTTGACCCTTCCAAAGTTTTTATCATTCCCGTCTCTAATTTCTGGAATGTCAGATTTtggctttgtttatttttataaccattctcatatcatcttatttaatcattacaatttttttaaatttttttacaaaataaaataaaaaatttaaatttttcaaatttcaaaacaaaaaaaatatatattttaacaatattttattcaacttttaacttttattttaactcatctcatctcatcttatctacaaaaacaaacaaagtgcaatttcttgttttgtttttattttctgagctttaatgtttattttgtaatttatccGAATTTCCCATCTCTTGTTTTtatactttaattttattaatttaattttcccAATAAAAAAGGCACTTGTCATGTGAATGATTATTATCATAGATATACAAAACCCCCACCCTCTTTCCCCATTTGTAGAGGGTCATTCCAATCCATGCAGTCCGGGTCAGGGGTCATGACTTTTGCTTCTTTGGAATAAATTcatacattcattcattcactCACTCGCTCCGCCACCCaacctttgaaaaaaaaaagaaaagaaaagaggattTCAAAGATGTTGGGTACCATAATTGGCAGCCACCCCACAATTgtgttaatttataatatcttataaaataaaattaattttattataaaataatttaacatttcatataaaattatgttaatttatcaatttacttttataaatttagtataATATCTCTTAATAAATACAGCACTTTAACAAAGGCATATGAAATTatctttcactttcttttgtGTTGTTTCGTACATTGAAGATTATTGTCGTCtttaatatctctctctctctctctctctctctctctttctgtttccatttatttttatttcttcctctCAAATCCTTCACCAAaggctctctcttcctcccatTTCTGCATCATCTTGGGTTTGGTTTTCTCGCCTCgcctcttctctttctttcttcgtttctttattttctctcctgaAAGCGTGAACATAAATACAGCTTTCTTTGATCACCTTGTCTGGGctagttctttctttcctgTCCCAGGTTTCTCGTATAGATCCATCTGCTCGGTAAGTTTCTCTGGATTTATCCTTTTTTTAGTTGACCTTTTTTGATTGATCGGTTGGCGATAAGATCGGATTTTGATTATTCTGTTTGAAATTTCCGTCGtgtctctctccttttcttttgagTTATATTCTTGAAGCTAAATTCTTTTGGAAATTGTGGGTTAGTTTGTTTTCTGCTATTTGAACTCCATACGCAGCTGGGTTTTGTATAtatctgttttttattttttaaaaatcattttgatagAGCTATTAGCGAATATATTAGCGCTCATAGCTTCTCAATCCCAATTTGAccgtctttttttttataactccGTCCCCCTCTGTATTGATTTTCTTTGCAGGATATTGATTCCGTGGTAAGTTCCACGGAAAAAGGTAGAAACTTCAGCATATTaagaatgcttttttttttttttttttttgtgtgcttGTTTAAAATTGTCCAACTTTCGCATGATTGCTTTGCTGGACTAGATCTTTGCCCTGGTGGGTGCAGGGTTATACGTGAATAatgaatttatttgttgaaatGTTGTCCAGTTTGGCCGTTTCATGATTATTTACCCTGCAAGTAGAGGCTTTGGGGTAGTTGGGATTGTGATTTTCGGAACTGCATGTATATCTTACGAGTCCTGAAGCTAATGATGCCTGGTTGGCCTAACTTCTTTTTGCCCATTGAGTTTTAATGCTTATTCGTGGCTGCAATATTGTAAAAGATTAAGCCAGCTATTTTATTGCCCTACTGGTGGCTTCATTGGCTATTGCATTCTGCTTCTGCAAACTGTTACTTTGTTTCTCGTTGCTATCCAACTACTGTTGCTTTGATAATATTATGTTGATCAATGGAATAGCAGCTGATGTTTGGATGATCTAACACCCTTTATGAATTAAGTAATACAAAGtgtcaattctcaatctttctTTGTGTTTGTGTATTTTGGCTATTTTCTGTGGCCCAAGGCTTGCTTCATTCATGAAGTTTCTAAGTGTCTGAGAAACTTCACGACATCTTTAAATCTAGGATCCTGGTGAATGTAAAAGTGGGTCCTGGATTTCTATTTGTTTAGTATTAAATAGACATAGGGATCTTCCTGATTCTCCAGTTTTAAGAAAATCTTCCAATGCTGCCGAAGTTTTCACTTTCTCGAAAGAATCATAGCCTTTCATAGGTGGCTTTGAAGTACTTTATATACTTCAAAATCTGTTACTCCATCTGATGGGTCTACAATGGGTTCAAACAACTGCAAGTTCAGAATATCGCGCTTCTACAGATTTTAAATGGTTCTaagttacaaaatttttttgataagtaaacaaattgTATTACTCCGAGAATAGGCCTAGCCCAGTATATACAGAGACAACCCTGACTAGGAGGTCGCAAGAGATATAAGGAAATCATGAAGGGCCATGCCGTTGAAATCAATAGCATTGGACCATGTAGGTAACGTGCAATAAAAGAAAGCTATAAATTCCTCTATCGATCTCTCATTGTCCTCAAATGTCCGTGCATTATGTTCTTGCCAAagacaccacatgatgcacatcggaatcatcttccaaattgctGAGATCTGATGTACCCCTCCAATTATTGGCCAGCTGGCCAAAGCTGCTGCCATGTTCTCTGGCATAACCCAACCCAACTCTACTCTACCCAACACCCCATCCCATGAAACCTGCGCTATCTCACAATGTAACAAGAGGTGATCTACCGACTCGCCCCCTCCCCTACaaatacaacaccaatctactatAATAATTCTCCGCTTCCTCAAGTTATTAGTTGTGAGAATCTTGCCCAAAGATactgtccacacaaaaaaagcTACGTTGGGGGGCACCTTGTGTCTCCATACCCTTCTCCAAGGGAACCTCATATTGGCGTCTTGGGTGAGAGCCTTATAGAATGAGTGAACTGAAAAGGCACCTTTCCTGGCAGGTACCCACCATAAACCATCTTCTTGAAATTGACTTGGCTTCACTGAATAAAGgagcctataaaaataaacaaaattattcaccTCCCAATCTTGCGTAGCTCTACTGAAATTGATGTTCCAATGAAGTTGCTCACTCGATATTCCCATGACCTCTGCTATTGAAGCCTCTTTAACACTGACAATTTGGAATAATGAGGGAACTACATTTTGTAGAGCAGTATCTCCGCACCAAATATCTTTCCAGAATTTAATCCTGGATTGATTGCCGAATTGAAAACAAGTGTGACGAAAAAAGACCACTcatcctcttctaatatgtttccacAAGGCTTCCGGTTCCTTATtgtatctccataaccatttgccgAGTAacgcccacttgaaagtccttacaTTTCTGATACCCAGACTACCGTTGGATATTGGGCGAAAAACCATTTCCCACTTAACTAGGTAGAATTTAAACTCCTTACCCAAACTATCCCATAAGAAATCAcgttggagtttatcaatccgGCCTGCCACACTTGCAGGTATAGGAAATAGTGATAGAAAGTACGTAGATAAATTAGAAAGGgtactctttatcaaagtaAGTCTACCACTTTTTGACAAGTACATTTTCTTCCAACTCGCTAAtctcttctctattttctcaatcactGACTCCTATAAAACAGGCGTCCTTGCACCagcccccaatggaagacccaaattCTTCAATGGTAGAGAGGCAACCTTACAACCCACGCATGAGCTAATTGCCGTACATTAGGCACCACACCAATTTGTACCAactcaaacttttcaaaattcacttttaaaccAGACATTGCTTCAAAACATAGGAGTAACGCCTTCAAAGCTCGCACTTGATTCTGATATGGAGTACAAAAAACaagagtatcatctgcaaacaataaatgagatatgttAATGATACCCCTATCTGGGGTTCCAACTGAAAATCCTTCCACGAAGCCATGATGAGTCAATGCCCTAATCATCTTGCCCAATCCCTCCATTACAACAACAAACAGTAAAGGCAACAACGGATCGCCTTTTCTTAGGCCTTGCGAACTATGAAAGAAGCCCGCCGTGCTAGCATTTATCAACACAGAGAACTTGGGCCATTGATATAAACCAATGGATCCATAATCGCCACCTCTCTTCAGAGCCACATCTCCCAAGAAGATAaagaaggaaatcccaattaacatgatcgtATGCTTTCTGCATGTCTAGCTTGCATATGATCGCTGATGATCCTGCTTTCATTCTACTGTCCAGatattcattagcaataagaatCGCATCAAGAATTTGTCTACATTTAACAAAGGGATTTTGGGGCTTGGTGATAATCTTCCCCACCACCTCACAAAGTCGGTTCGCTAACACTTTGGAAATGATCTTATAAACCCCTCCCACTAAGCTGATGGGACGATACTCCTTTTATCTTGATAGCCCCTACCTTCTTTGGGATCAATgcatggaaaatattatttaagttttttttcgaattttccaGCCACAAAGAGCTCTTGAAACACCTTCATAATATCTTCCTTTACAACATCCCAGCAATCTTGAAAAAAacccatagagaaaccatctGGCCCCGGCACCTTGTCCTTGGCCATTTTCCGCACTACCTCCGCCACCTCCTCTTCCTCAAAAGCCCTCTCCATCCGAGAGGCATCACTCGTACCAATGGTGTCAAAACCCAGCCCATCAAGGGACAGCCGCCAACACATTGGTTCAGTTAGGAGTTGCTCATAGAAGCCAACTACATGATCCTGAATAACCTGTTCTTCTCTGCAATCAACACCGTCAATCTTCAGCATCTCAAATGTTTTTGTTCCTCAAGTTCTAAGTTACAACATACACAGGCAGTGGAGCAACAAATAACTAGTGCAAAAGAAATTCCAGGAATTGAGTTCAAGATTCTGGTGAATGGCAATGCCGACCAATTGACTACTCCATGCATACGACTCCAGTGCATGAGACTTTTATGAAGACCAAATGAAGGGCATTTTCATGACCCTATGATCGCTCTGCCCACATTCCACTTTAACCTGCCagaatttaatgaaatgaaacacgATATGACTTGTTCATGGCAAGATCATGAATCTAAGCTTAACCTGCACTTTGCCTTTAGGTCAAGTTGGCTGCACTTTCCAATGGAATAcattcatataataattttctactCCCTTCACCACTGCCTAGTGTTTTATTGATAAGTTGGTTTAGAGTTTACTGACTTCCGAATCCAATGATAATTGTTGCTGTATTGTATCAGGTGTACTAAAAGTGTATTTGGCTTACCATCTCTGTTGGAGATTTCTTCAAGATTTTTACTTGTAACAAAGTTGTTATTAGCCTAATGCAAGGGCAGAGGGGTAAACTTGGTGGTTTTCCtgaaaccttggaaatttgattgtgGATCTACTCCTAGTAATGCTTCCAAAGATCAGCATATATGCTGGAATAATATGCGAGATCCTGCTGGAAACTGAATACCAGACCATATACCATCACCTGGGTTTATTAAGGTTGCATACCTAAATTCTGCTAACTGTCAGCAGTAGATGTCGAATGGATGGAGCTTGGGTGAGCCTAGTTCTAGCAATTCCCAGAATGAGGTCAGGTGTGATGAGCAGAAAGCAGAATTTGGATTGTCATCTTCAGGAAGTGCTTGTCCTGCGGCTGGTCTGAGGTTGGAAGAATGGAACTGTGAACCATCTAATAATACAAATGGAAACCCTCTGTTTGCACAAAATTCCAATTCTAATGTGCATACTCAGAATCCCAACTTAAACACAGATCCAATGGGTCATGGTGGTGATAATAGTCAAGCCAAGGGATGCCCTAACATACACAAGTCTATCAGATCTGAAAATTGGTGCATTCCACCACCTGCAAGTAGTTCTGATCATCATGTACTTCCTTCCAGACCCAGTGGAGTTTTAGTGACCGAGAATGATGGTGGACCAGGCTGTTCAATGGAGGGTCGCCGTGTCCCCTGTAAAAGAAAAGCTCTTGAAGGAAATGCTGGACAGTCTTCTGTTTCTGGAAGTTCTAGCTACTTTCACCCTTCTGAAAATAGTGCACGGTCTGCTGTGCCTGCTCGCTTTAATTTGAGCAGCAGTTTAGGTGTATCTGCTACACCCGAACAGGTGAACCCAAGATTCGGGCTAGGCACAATGGGAGTAGCTTCTGATTTCGTTCCTGATCTAAGTTCGGCAGGAAGCTTCCATAGAAATACCCGTTTAAGGATAAATCCTTCAAATCAACAAGATTCTATTGCCCCTACTTTAATCTCTACAGCGAATGCTGTTAGGCATTCTAGTATTTCATCTTCCCTTCTGTCACCAAGACTTCTTCCAGTTGGTTATTCTTTGGACTTGCGGTCAACACCTGCTTCTGATCGTATGATTCCTCAAAGTCAACCGGTTTTGGTCCATGTTCCTACATTGCCACGAAACGTGGAAGGTTACAGGTGGAATGGAGGACCTAGCTTGGGAGCTGGCAATATCACAAGCTCTATGGTTTCTAGAGATAGAGATTCTGTGCCGCATGAAGAAATGGGCTCAAGAAGCATGACAAGAAACCTTTCGGAACATCCTGTGTTTATGCCTGCTATCGAACTGAGAAACTTGGTTCGAAATCCAGCAAATAGGGGTTCAACTAGCGGAAATGTAAGTATTCCTGGAAATGTTGCCTCTACATCTCG comes from Juglans microcarpa x Juglans regia isolate MS1-56 chromosome 8S, Jm3101_v1.0, whole genome shotgun sequence and encodes:
- the LOC121243829 gene encoding probable E3 ubiquitin-protein ligase RHG1A isoform X3, which codes for MSNGWSLGEPSSSNSQNEVRCDEQKAEFGLSSSGSACPAAGLRLEEWNCEPSNNTNGNPLFAQNSNSNVHTQNPNLNTDPMGHGGDNSQAKGCPNIHKSIRSENWCIPPPASSSDHHVLPSRPSGVLVTENDGGPGCSMEGRRVPCKRKALEGNAGQSSVSGSSSYFHPSENSARSAVPARFNLSSSLGVSATPEQVNPRFGLGTMGVASDFVPDLSSAGSFHRNTRLRINPSNQQDSIAPTLISTANAVRHSSISSSLLSPRLLPVGYSLDLRSTPASDRMIPQSQPVLVHVPTLPRNVEGYRWNGGPSLGAGNITSSMVSRDRDSVPHEEMGSRSMTRNLSEHPVFMPAIELRNLVRNPANRGSTSGNVSIPGNVASTSRPVPSSGVHPSPAPTLAPQHSPQFQRRFSEYVRRSLMSSAGSESGGQRSNYSPLGSGPIPSQELGFSSGPGNPGHAQSHPRSALWVERQGDGGLGIPYLLRTSAAASEGSSRFVSEQIRNVLGLMRRGESLRLEDVMILDQSVFLGVADIHDRYRDMRLDVDNMSYEELLALEERIGNVSTGLSEETILNRLRQRKCSIAVGSQLDAEPCCICQEVYIEGDDLGTLECGHNFHADCIKQWLMQKNLCPVCKTTALTK
- the LOC121243829 gene encoding probable E3 ubiquitin-protein ligase RHG1A isoform X2, with the translated sequence MSNGWSLGEPSSSNSQNEVRCDEQKAEFGLSSSGSACPAAGLRLEEWNCEPSNNTNGNPLFAQNSNSNVHTQNPNLNTDPMGHGGDNSQAKGCPNIHKSIRSENWCIPPPASSSDHHVLPSRPSGVLVTENDGGPGCSMEGRRVPCKRKALEGNAGQSSVSGSSSYFHPSENSARSAVPARFNLSSSLGVSATPEQVNPRFGLGTMGVASDFVPDLSSAGSFHRNTRLRINPSNQQDSIAPTLISTANAVRHSSISSSLLSPRLLPVGYSLDLRSTPASDRMIPQSQPVLVHVPTLPRNVEGYRWNGGPSLGAGNITSSMVSRDRDSVPHEEMGSRSMTRNLSEHPVFMPAIELRNLVRNPANRGSTSGNVSIPGNVASTSRPVPSSGVHPSPAPTLAPQHSPQFQRRFSEYVRRSLMSSAGSESGGQRSNYSPLGSGPIPSQELGFSSGPGNPGHAQSHPRSALWVERQGDGGLGIPYLLRTSAAASEGSSRFVSELFQLSLLVGCLFKQKSRSEKSNGIRNVLGLMRRGESLRLEDVMILDQSVFLGVADIHDRYRDMRLDVDNMSYEELLALEERIGNVSTGLSEETILNRLRQRKCSIAVGSQLDAEPCCICQEVYIEGDDLGTLECGHNFHADCIKQWLMQKNLCPVCKTTALTK
- the LOC121243829 gene encoding probable E3 ubiquitin-protein ligase RHG1A isoform X1; translated protein: MSNGWSLGEPSSSNSQNEVRCDEQKAEFGLSSSGSACPAAGLRLEEWNCEPSNNTNGNPLFAQNSNSNVHTQNPNLNTDPMGHGGDNSQAKGCPNIHKSIRSENWCIPPPASSSDHHVLPSRPSGVLVTENDGGPGCSMEGRRVPCKRKALEGNAGQSSVSGSSSYFHPSENSARSAVPARFNLSSSLGVSATPEQVNPRFGLGTMGVASDFVPDLSSAGSFHRNTRLRINPSNQQDSIAPTLISTANAVRHSSISSSLLSPRLLPVGYSLDLRSTPASDRMIPQSQPVLVHVPTLPRNVEGYRWNGGPSLGAGNITSSMVSRDRDSVPHEEMGSRSMTRNLSEHPVFMPAIELRNLVRNPANRGSTSGNVSIPGNVASTSRPVPSSGVHPSPAPTLAPQHSPQFQRRFSEYVRRSLMSSAGSESGGQRSNYSPLGSGPIPSQELGFSSGPGNPGHAQSHPRSALWVERQGDGGLGIPYLLRTSAAASEGSSRFVSELFQLSLLVGCLFKQKSRSEKSNGQIRNVLGLMRRGESLRLEDVMILDQSVFLGVADIHDRYRDMRLDVDNMSYEELLALEERIGNVSTGLSEETILNRLRQRKCSIAVGSQLDAEPCCICQEVYIEGDDLGTLECGHNFHADCIKQWLMQKNLCPVCKTTALTK
- the LOC121243829 gene encoding probable E3 ubiquitin-protein ligase RHG1A isoform X4, with amino-acid sequence MSNGWSLGEPSSSNSQNEVRCDEQKAEFGLSSSGSACPAAGLRLEEWNCEPSNNTNGNPLFAQNSNSNVHTQNPNLNTDPMGHGGDNSQAKGCPNIHKSIRSENWCIPPPASSSDHHVLPSRPSGVLVTENDGGPGCSMEGRRVPCKRKALEGNAGQSSVSGSSSYFHPSENSARSAVPARFNLSSSLGVSATPEQVNPRFGLGTMGVASDFVPDLSSAGSFHRNTRLRINPSNQQDSIAPTLISTANAVRHSSISSSLLSPRLLPVGYSLDLRSTPASDRMIPQSQPVLVHVPTLPRNVEGYRWNGGPSLGAGNITSSMVSRDRDSVPHEEMGSRSMTRNLSEHPVFMPAIELRNLVRNPANRGSTSGNVSIPGNVASTSRPVPSSGVHPSPAPTLAPQHSPQFQRRFSEYVRRSLMSSAGSESGGQRSNYSPLGSGPIPSQELGFSSGPGNPGHAQSHPRSALWVERQGDGGLGIPYLLRTSAAASEGSSRFVSEIRNVLGLMRRGESLRLEDVMILDQSVFLGVADIHDRYRDMRLDVDNMSYEELLALEERIGNVSTGLSEETILNRLRQRKCSIAVGSQLDAEPCCICQEVYIEGDDLGTLECGHNFHADCIKQWLMQKNLCPVCKTTALTK